Proteins from a single region of Caloramator sp. E03:
- a CDS encoding PTS sugar transporter subunit IIB — MNILLACASGMSTGLVVKKMQEAAKEKGIDCKIWAVSQDVVEEEMKNADVLLIGPQMRFLKSKLESKANELGIKIDVIKPMDYGRCDGRAILNMALEMINN; from the coding sequence ATGAATATTTTATTAGCCTGTGCATCAGGTATGTCAACAGGACTAGTAGTTAAGAAAATGCAAGAGGCTGCAAAAGAAAAAGGAATAGATTGCAAGATATGGGCTGTATCTCAAGATGTTGTAGAAGAAGAAATGAAAAATGCAGATGTATTATTGATAGGACCTCAGATGAGATTTTTAAAATCAAAATTAGAATCTAAAGCTAATGAATTAGGAATTAAAATTGATGTAATAAAACCTATGGACTATGGTAGATGTGACGGACGAGCAATTTTAAATATGGCATTAGAAATGATTAATAATTAA
- a CDS encoding PTS lactose/cellobiose transporter subunit IIA, with protein MEDKENVAFELILYAGNGRSNSMEAIQEAKKGNFEMAEKLLKEASIELGKAHEFQTKLIQEEASGKSKALNILLVHAQDHLMTAMAVRDLAIEIVELYKKNR; from the coding sequence ATGGAAGATAAAGAAAATGTAGCATTTGAACTAATACTATACGCAGGTAATGGTCGATCAAATTCAATGGAAGCAATACAAGAAGCAAAAAAAGGCAACTTTGAAATGGCAGAAAAATTACTTAAAGAAGCTTCTATAGAATTAGGTAAGGCTCATGAGTTTCAAACAAAATTAATTCAAGAAGAAGCTTCTGGTAAATCAAAAGCTTTAAATATTTTATTAGTTCATGCCCAGGATCATTTAATGACAGCAATGGCAGTTAGAGATCTTGCAATAGAAATTGTTGAACTGTATAAGAAAAACAGATAG
- a CDS encoding glycoside hydrolase family 1 protein — protein sequence MILKYEFPKGFWWGSAASATQTEGSSDKDGKSQNIWDYWYSNEPNRFFDGVGPQVTSDFYNRYKEDIKLMKDIGLNSFRFSISWSRLIPNGIGEVNKKAVEFYNNVVNELIDNNIEPFINLFHFDMPMILQNIGGWENREVVDAYEKYAKICFELFGDRVKKWFTFNEPIVPVEGGYLYDFHYPNVVDFKRAVQVAYNTVIAHKRAVKEFKNLNIKNGKIGIILNLTPSYSRSNNPADLKAAYIADLLFNRSFLDPVVKGEYPKDLIELLKQNNLLPEVQKDDKKLIENNKIDFIGINYYQPRRVKAKACMPNPEAPILPDNFFDNYEMPGRKMNVYRGWEIYEKGIYDIAINLKENYDNIESYISENGMGVQNEERFIKDGIIEDDYRIDFIKEHLKWLHKAIQEGCNVKGYHIWTFIDNWSWTNAYKNRYGLVQLDLKTQKRTLKKSAYWMKEVVKNNGF from the coding sequence TTGATTTTAAAATATGAATTCCCAAAAGGGTTCTGGTGGGGAAGCGCAGCTTCTGCCACCCAAACCGAAGGTTCATCAGACAAAGATGGCAAATCACAAAATATATGGGATTATTGGTATAGTAATGAACCTAACAGATTTTTTGACGGAGTAGGACCTCAAGTTACCTCTGATTTCTATAATAGATATAAAGAAGATATTAAATTAATGAAAGATATAGGACTTAATTCTTTTAGATTTTCTATCTCCTGGTCAAGATTAATTCCAAATGGTATAGGTGAAGTTAATAAAAAAGCTGTAGAATTTTACAACAATGTAGTAAATGAGCTAATTGATAATAATATTGAACCTTTTATAAATTTATTTCATTTTGATATGCCTATGATACTTCAAAATATAGGTGGATGGGAAAATCGTGAAGTAGTTGATGCCTATGAAAAATACGCTAAAATCTGCTTTGAACTGTTTGGTGATAGAGTTAAAAAATGGTTTACATTTAATGAACCAATTGTACCTGTAGAAGGCGGTTATTTATATGATTTCCACTATCCAAATGTTGTAGACTTTAAAAGAGCTGTACAAGTTGCTTATAACACAGTTATTGCACATAAAAGAGCAGTTAAAGAGTTCAAAAATTTAAATATCAAAAATGGTAAAATTGGAATAATTCTCAATTTAACTCCATCATATTCAAGAAGCAATAATCCAGCAGATTTAAAAGCGGCTTACATTGCAGATCTATTATTTAATAGAAGCTTTCTTGATCCTGTTGTTAAAGGAGAGTACCCCAAAGATCTGATTGAACTTTTAAAGCAAAATAACTTATTGCCAGAAGTTCAAAAGGATGATAAAAAACTTATTGAGAATAATAAAATAGACTTCATTGGAATCAATTATTACCAACCAAGAAGAGTAAAGGCAAAAGCATGTATGCCTAATCCAGAAGCACCAATACTGCCTGATAATTTCTTTGATAATTATGAAATGCCAGGAAGAAAGATGAATGTATACAGAGGCTGGGAAATATACGAAAAAGGAATATATGATATTGCAATAAATTTAAAAGAAAATTACGATAACATAGAATCTTATATTTCAGAAAACGGTATGGGTGTGCAAAATGAAGAAAGATTTATAAAGGATGGTATAATAGAAGACGATTATAGAATTGATTTTATTAAAGAACATTTAAAATGGCTTCATAAAGCAATTCAAGAAGGATGTAATGTCAAAGGATATCATATATGGACATTCATCGATAATTGGTCATGGACAAATGCATATAAAAACAGATACGGACTTGTTCAACTTGACTTAAAAACTCAAAAAAGAACACTTAAAAAGAGTGCATATTGGATGAAAGAAGTTGTAAAAAATAATGGATTTTAA
- the celB gene encoding PTS cellobiose transporter subunit IIC → MDKIMNFLDKHLMPIADKLNNNKYLTALREGFMLTLPLIIFGSIFVVISNLPYLDRILGENGLNQFKNLLGAASSSTLSIMTLFVVFGIGYSLCKYYKVEPIYGSAVSVAAFIILTPTFLQYGKTAKEVVDGVIPLDRLGAKGMFVGIITAFIASEIYRKVIQKNWTIKMPAGVPDAVSRSFSSLIPAFITLSVFLLVRIIFIFTPWGNIHDFIYKMIQAPLMSLGSSLGATLVAIFFTQLFWFFGLHGQIIINSVMDPIWRALSLENFQAYQAGAKHLPHIVNKQFIDTFTVGMGGTGMTLAVLIGIIIFARSKQLREISKVATPPGIFNVNEPVTFGLPIVLNPMVLIPWILAPMVVTAFTYFVMSIGLVPAPVGVDVPWTVPIFFSGILATNSIAGGILQLVNLLIVLVIWTPFIIMLDRKYSSAEKGAIGNKANNSLSK, encoded by the coding sequence ATGGATAAAATAATGAACTTTTTAGATAAACATTTGATGCCAATTGCAGATAAATTAAACAATAATAAATATCTTACTGCATTAAGAGAAGGATTTATGCTAACATTACCATTGATAATATTTGGTTCAATTTTCGTTGTTATATCAAACTTACCATATTTAGATAGAATTCTTGGAGAAAATGGCTTAAACCAATTTAAAAACTTATTAGGTGCAGCATCTAGTTCTACTTTGTCTATAATGACATTATTTGTAGTATTCGGAATTGGCTATAGTTTGTGCAAATACTATAAAGTAGAACCAATTTATGGTTCGGCTGTTTCAGTTGCAGCATTTATAATTCTAACGCCAACATTTCTTCAATATGGTAAAACTGCAAAGGAAGTTGTAGATGGTGTTATTCCTCTTGATAGACTTGGTGCTAAAGGAATGTTTGTTGGAATAATTACAGCATTTATAGCATCAGAAATTTATAGAAAAGTAATTCAAAAAAATTGGACAATCAAAATGCCTGCAGGAGTTCCAGATGCAGTTTCCCGTTCTTTTTCTTCATTAATTCCAGCATTTATAACTTTATCTGTTTTCCTTCTTGTTAGAATAATATTTATTTTTACACCTTGGGGAAATATACACGACTTTATATATAAAATGATTCAAGCTCCTCTTATGTCATTAGGTTCAAGTTTAGGAGCAACACTTGTTGCAATTTTCTTTACTCAATTATTCTGGTTCTTCGGATTACATGGACAAATAATCATTAACTCTGTAATGGACCCAATTTGGAGAGCATTATCATTAGAAAATTTCCAAGCTTATCAAGCTGGTGCAAAACATCTTCCTCATATTGTTAACAAACAGTTTATTGATACATTTACAGTTGGAATGGGCGGAACAGGAATGACACTTGCAGTATTAATTGGAATAATCATTTTTGCAAGGAGCAAACAGTTGAGGGAAATAAGCAAAGTTGCAACCCCTCCCGGAATATTTAATGTAAATGAACCAGTAACCTTTGGTTTACCAATAGTTTTAAACCCTATGGTTTTAATACCTTGGATATTAGCTCCAATGGTAGTTACAGCTTTTACATACTTTGTTATGTCAATAGGGCTTGTTCCAGCACCAGTTGGAGTTGACGTTCCTTGGACTGTACCTATATTCTTTAGTGGAATTTTAGCAACCAATTCAATTGCTGGTGGTATTTTGCAACTTGTTAATCTTTTAATTGTTTTAGTTATATGGACTCCATTTATAATCATGCTTGATAGAAAATACAGCAGTGCAGAAAAAGGTGCAATAGGAAATAAAGCTAATAATTCATTAAGCAAATAA